A genomic stretch from Telopea speciosissima isolate NSW1024214 ecotype Mountain lineage chromosome 7, Tspe_v1, whole genome shotgun sequence includes:
- the LOC122667818 gene encoding CBL-interacting protein kinase 32 produces the protein MNPPKVKRRVGKYEVGRTIGEGTFAKVKFARNSETGEPVALKILDKEKVLKHKMSEQIRREVATMKLIKHPNVVCLYEVMGSKTKIFIVLEYVTGGELFDKIVNNGRMMEDEARKYFQQLINAVDYCHSRGVYHRDLKPENLLLDAYGNLKVSDFGLSALSQQVRDDGLLHTTCGTPNYVAPEVLNDRGYDGATADLWSCGVILFVLLAGYLPFDDSNLMNLYKKISAAEFTCPPWLSFGAMKLITRILDPNPMTRITVPEILEDEWFKKGYKPPVFDEKYEGNLDDVEAVFKDSEEHHVTEKTEEEKPTAMNAFELISMSKGLNLGNLFDIEQEFKRETRFTSKCPPSEIINKIEEAAKPLGFDVLKKNYKMRLENMKAGRKGNLKISTEVFQVAPSLHMVEVRKAKGDTLEFHKFYKSLSTCLKDVVWKTEEDMQDGKKQ, from the exons ATGAATCCACCCAAGGTCAAGCGTCGAGTGGGTAAGTATGAGGTGGGGAGGACTATTGGTGAGGGAACATTTGCAAAAGTGAAGTTTGCAAGGAATTCTGAGACTGGGGAACCGGTGGCTCTGAAAATCCTTGACAAAGAGAAGGTTCTAAAACACAAGATGTCTGAGCAG ATAAGGAGAGAAGTAGCAACAATGAAGTTAATAAAGCATCCAAATGTTGTATGCTTGTATGAG GTAATGGGAAGCAAGACTAAGATCTTTATTGTTTTGGAGTATGTTACAGGGGGAGAGCTCTTTGACAAAATT GTCAACAATGGAAGGATGATGGAGGATGAGGCACGGAAGTATTTCCAGCAACTTATTAATGCTGTTGATTATTGCCATAGCAGAGGTGTTTACCACAGAGACTTAAAG CCAGAAAATTTACTATTGGATGCATATGGAAACCTCAAAGTTTCTGATTTTGGATTAAGTGCTCTATCTCAACAAGTCAGG GATGATGGGCTGCTTCACACTACTTGTGGAACTCCAAATTATGTTGCCCCAGAG GTCCTCAATGATAGAGGTTATGATGGGGCAACTGCGGACTTGTGGTCATGTGGGGTCATCCTATTTGTATTGCTTGCAGGTTACTTGCCTTTTGATGATTCTAATCTTATGAACCTGTACAAAAAA ATCTCTGCTGCTGAGTTTACTTGCCCACCTTGGCTTTCATTCGGTGCCATGAAATTGATAACTCGAATCTTAGATCCTAATCCAATGACT CGCATTACTGTCCCTGAAATTTTGGAGGATGAGTGGTTCAAGAAAGGTTATAAGCCACCTGTGTTTGATGAGAAGTATGAAGGGAACTTGGATGATGTAGAAGCTGTTTTTAAGGATTCAGAA GAACATCATGTGACagagaagacagaagaagaaaagccaACAGCTATGAATGCATTTGAGTTGATTTCTATGTCAAAGGGGCTCAATCTTGGAAATTTGTTTGACATAGAGCAG GAGTTTAAGAGGGAAACGAGGTTTACATCAAAATGTCCTCCCAGTGAGATCATCAACAAGATTGAAGAAGCTGCAAAACCTCTTGGTTTTGATGTTCTCAAGAAAAATTACAAG ATGAGGCTGGAGAATATGAAAGCGGGTAGGAAGGGAAACCTCAAAATTTCTACTGAG GTATTTCAAGTGGCACCTTCTCTTCATATGGTTGAAGTACGGAAAGCAAAAGGAGATACTTTGGAGTTCCATAAG TTCTACAAAAGTCTTTCAACTTGTCTTAAAGATGTAGTTTGGAAAACAGAAGAGGACATGCAAGATGGAAAAAAGCAATAA